A single genomic interval of Parasteatoda tepidariorum isolate YZ-2023 unplaced genomic scaffold, CAS_Ptep_4.0 HiC_scaffold_1125, whole genome shotgun sequence harbors:
- the LOC107449222 gene encoding RNA exonuclease 1 homolog isoform X1 has protein sequence MAEYKESKYRCVSTSTLKEFRDLNLPKGKIYANLGKYLMDSKYCDKLTHELTKGAKISEHGTAVRKCYRCRKRFEVTPEGKYTVNEKCYYHPDKVIKFSGHPSIFKCCKRHASLIGCKVYPLHICGDPLLKPEIKRTGEKRLAHQLRGVYGLDCEMVYTVKGLEVAKVGLVNEEGFTIYESFVQPENEILDYCTKFSGIKAEDLLGVTTTLSDVQSFLGNLLHIECILIGHGLEGDLRCLRLTHTNIVDTSVVFARSDGSKPKLRDLPYEKLKLVVQNDIGGHYCIEDARTSMALMLNKIKEDKVTQAVSQKNTVTNECRKFNITTQCIDMAFLSAQGISQEELHTRKWPFFETSHQPEYHIVEQKGSFKKVCYICTNLQFGHDSYCYA, from the exons ATGGCGGAGTATAAAGAAAGTAAGT ATCGATGCGTAAGTACATCAACACTCAAGGAGTTTCGAGACTTGAATCTGCCCAAGGGGAAGATATATGCTAATCTCGGTAAATATCTAATGGACTCGAAGTATTGCGACAAACTCACCCACGAGCTGACTAAGGGAGCCAAGATTTCCGAACATGGAACAGCTGTTAGGAAATGCTACAGGTGCCGAAAAAGATTTGAGGTCACACCAGAGGGAAAATACACGGTGAACGAAAAATGTTACTACCATCcagataaagtaataaaattttctggccATCCATCTATCTTCAAGTGCTGTAAAAGACACGCTTCTCTTATTGGATGCAAAGTGTATCCGTTACACATTTGTGGAGATCCACTGCTCAAACCGGAGATCAAAAGAACTGGTGAAAAGCGCCTTGCACACCAGCTTCGTGGAGTCTACGGATTAGATTGCGAAATGGTTTACACTGTAAAAGGATTGGAAGTTGCAAAAGTCGGTTTAGTTAATGAAGAAGGCTTCACAATTTACGAGTCCTTCGTACAACCTGAAAATGAAATCCTTGATTATTGCACCAAATTTAGTGGCATAAAGGCCGAAGATTTACTTGGAGTAACAACAACTCTTAGTGATGTACAAAGTTTCCTAGGTAACCTGCTTCACATCGAATGCATATTAATCGGACATGGACTTGAAGGAGACCTCCGATGTCTAAGACTGACTCACACTAATATAGTGGACACATCTGTTGTTTTCGCAAGGAGTGATGGCTCTAAGCCAAAGCTTAGAGACCTACCTTACGAAAAACTAAAGCTTGTGGTGCAAAATGACATTGGTGGGCATTATTGCATCGAAGATGCAAGAACTTCCATGGCTTTgatgttgaataaaattaaggaaGACAAAGTTACCCAAGCTGtatcacaaaaaaatactgtaacTAATGAATGTCGAAAGTTCAATATCACGACTCAATGTATAGATATGGCATTTCTATCAGCCCAGGGCATTAGCCAGGAAGAGTTACACACCAGAAAATGGcctttttttgaaacatcacATCAGCCTGAATATCACATAGTTGAACAGAAAGGTAGTTTTAAAAAGGTGTGTTATATTTGCACAAATCTACAATTTGGACATGACTCTTACTGCTAcgcttaa
- the LOC107449222 gene encoding RNA exonuclease 1 homolog isoform X2, translating to MAEYKENRCVSTSTLKEFRDLNLPKGKIYANLGKYLMDSKYCDKLTHELTKGAKISEHGTAVRKCYRCRKRFEVTPEGKYTVNEKCYYHPDKVIKFSGHPSIFKCCKRHASLIGCKVYPLHICGDPLLKPEIKRTGEKRLAHQLRGVYGLDCEMVYTVKGLEVAKVGLVNEEGFTIYESFVQPENEILDYCTKFSGIKAEDLLGVTTTLSDVQSFLGNLLHIECILIGHGLEGDLRCLRLTHTNIVDTSVVFARSDGSKPKLRDLPYEKLKLVVQNDIGGHYCIEDARTSMALMLNKIKEDKVTQAVSQKNTVTNECRKFNITTQCIDMAFLSAQGISQEELHTRKWPFFETSHQPEYHIVEQKGSFKKVCYICTNLQFGHDSYCYA from the exons ATGGCGGAGTATAAAGAAA ATCGATGCGTAAGTACATCAACACTCAAGGAGTTTCGAGACTTGAATCTGCCCAAGGGGAAGATATATGCTAATCTCGGTAAATATCTAATGGACTCGAAGTATTGCGACAAACTCACCCACGAGCTGACTAAGGGAGCCAAGATTTCCGAACATGGAACAGCTGTTAGGAAATGCTACAGGTGCCGAAAAAGATTTGAGGTCACACCAGAGGGAAAATACACGGTGAACGAAAAATGTTACTACCATCcagataaagtaataaaattttctggccATCCATCTATCTTCAAGTGCTGTAAAAGACACGCTTCTCTTATTGGATGCAAAGTGTATCCGTTACACATTTGTGGAGATCCACTGCTCAAACCGGAGATCAAAAGAACTGGTGAAAAGCGCCTTGCACACCAGCTTCGTGGAGTCTACGGATTAGATTGCGAAATGGTTTACACTGTAAAAGGATTGGAAGTTGCAAAAGTCGGTTTAGTTAATGAAGAAGGCTTCACAATTTACGAGTCCTTCGTACAACCTGAAAATGAAATCCTTGATTATTGCACCAAATTTAGTGGCATAAAGGCCGAAGATTTACTTGGAGTAACAACAACTCTTAGTGATGTACAAAGTTTCCTAGGTAACCTGCTTCACATCGAATGCATATTAATCGGACATGGACTTGAAGGAGACCTCCGATGTCTAAGACTGACTCACACTAATATAGTGGACACATCTGTTGTTTTCGCAAGGAGTGATGGCTCTAAGCCAAAGCTTAGAGACCTACCTTACGAAAAACTAAAGCTTGTGGTGCAAAATGACATTGGTGGGCATTATTGCATCGAAGATGCAAGAACTTCCATGGCTTTgatgttgaataaaattaaggaaGACAAAGTTACCCAAGCTGtatcacaaaaaaatactgtaacTAATGAATGTCGAAAGTTCAATATCACGACTCAATGTATAGATATGGCATTTCTATCAGCCCAGGGCATTAGCCAGGAAGAGTTACACACCAGAAAATGGcctttttttgaaacatcacATCAGCCTGAATATCACATAGTTGAACAGAAAGGTAGTTTTAAAAAGGTGTGTTATATTTGCACAAATCTACAATTTGGACATGACTCTTACTGCTAcgcttaa